The genomic DNA GACGCGCAGGCTGTCGAGGCGGACGACCCGGCTCGCAAGCTCTCCTTCCAGCGCGATCGGCTCGATGCGCGAACCGAGCCCCTCGAACCATGCGTCGAGCAGTCGCGCGGACGCCTGCGGCCCATCCGCGGCGGCCACAAAGGCGCCCTCGAGCCTTCCCCCCGCGCGCGCCCGAGGCAGGCCGGGCGATAGGACGGCCAGCGCCGGATCTCCAAGGCTTAGGTCCGCGATGTCGAGCCTTCCCCTCCCCTCGCCCTTGCGCGCGAGAAACCGCCCCTCGCCCGCAAGCCTCCCGGCCCTGTGCCGCAGCGATAGATCCTCGACCGCGAGGGTCTCGCCGGAGAGGATCGCGAGAAGCCCGAAGCGACCGAGAGGCGCGCCCAGGAGAAGCCCCGCGAGGTCGACCCGAGCCGTCAGGGCGTGCGGCCCGAGGTCGGCGCGGATCATCCCGCTCAGCGTATCCTCTTCCGCCCACGGGAACCCGATCTTCGAGAGCGGCGCAATCTCCATCGGCCTCAGGTGGTCGATGCCAAAGGTCGCGGTCCCCCGCATGCGATCGCCGGGCTCCCGGGGAAACGAGATGTCGGCCTCGAGCGAGGAACTCAGCCCGCGCGAGCCGAGAAGGGCCCCCCGGATGCTGAACTCTCCGGGCAGCATCCCCTCGATCGAACCGTCCTCGATGGAAACAGCGACCGACTCGGGTTCATGCGCGGCCCTGATGGAGCGAAGGCGCGAACGGACCCTCCCCTTGTCGTGCTCAAGCTGGGCGAGGGCAAGGCTCCCCACCAGGAAGAGGTCCTCGCCCCTGCGGACCGAGATGTCGTTGACCGCGAGGGAATCGAGCCGAAGCCACGGCAGGCCCCCGGAGCCCCCGCTCTCTCCCCGGGCGGCCGTCCTGCTTCCCCCGAAGGAAGGAGGCGATGATCCGAGGTCGATGACCAGGGAGTCCAGGACCATCAGGTCCGCCCAGAGCCGCCGGCGAAGCAGGTTGCCCGCCTTCCAGCGGACGGTGAAGGAGCGGAGCGCGAGCCACTCCGCAGCGGCGTCATCCGAGGCGAGCCGGATCCCCCGCAGCTCGATCCCGGTCGGATCGAATCGATCCACATGGTCGATGCGCAGATGCCATTGCGCCGGCAGGAGCCCTCGGTGCAGGCTCCCCTCGAGGAGCCAGTCACGCACATCGCGATTGCGCACGAGCATGAACGGCAAAACGAGGAAGGTGAAGAGCAGGCACGCGATCGCGCCCGCCCAGGCCAGTGCCCGGAGCGGGGCGACGCTCCTGCTCCTCGCGCCGCCAGCCATCAGAACGCCTGTCCCAGACTCAAGTGGACCTCTCCTGGGTTTTCTCCCGCGAGACGACCGCCGCCCAGCTTGAGCCCGTAATCGAAGCGGAAGGGCCCCACGGGAGTCGCGATCCTGAGGCCGAGGCCCGCCCCGTAGCGGACGCTCAGCGGGCCTTTCTCATCCTTCTCGAAGCCTCGGCGGAACCGATCGAGGTTGATCTCTTCCACATCGGCCCAGACGTTGCCGCCATCGAGAAAGGCGGCTCCCGAGATCAGCCAGATCAGCGGGAAGCGGATCTCGACGTTTCCGAGGAAGAGAGCGCTTCCGCCGATCGCGCCCCCCCCGTCCCCGACGCGGCCGAGGGAGTATTCCTTGTAGCCCCTGACTGTCGTCCCCCCTCCGAGCCGAAACCTCTCCTCGAAGGGGACTCTCTCGACCAGTAGCCCCTCCTCCCCCACAGCCCCGGAACCGACCGGGACGATGAGACCGATTCGCGTCCGGGTCGCCAGGACGACCTTCCCCCGCAGGGGCAAGTACCATGAGCCGGTCGCCGTCCATCGGCTGAACTCGGTCCTGCCGCCGAGCAGGCCGCCCGCGTACTCCGCCAGGAGCTGCGTGTAGGAACCGCGCCTCGCGTCGAGGATGTTGTCGCGCCTCTCTTCCTCTATGAAGGACGAGACGTTCCTTGTGACATACGTCCTGCCCGAGGCGCTGGGGTCTCCCGTGCGCACCCACTTGTTCGTGATCCCCAGTCCTAGGCTCGAGTGGCGGCCGATCCCCCGCCGGACGATCTCCTCCAGGCCAGTGATGTCCTGGTCGAAGGTCTTCAGCTCCTCGAAGGCGTGATAGAGCGTCGACTGGCTCTTCATGCGAGTCCCGAAGAGCCAGGGCTCCGTGTAACGGACGCGCCCCAGGGCCGATTGCAGAGGCAGCCCGCGGCCCCTGAGATTCGGATCGAGCGAGAGGGCGACATCGGCGTTCGCCTCGAGCCTTCTTGCCCGCCCCGAGATGTTCCGGTTGCCCCACTCGGCGAGGAACCGCAGACGGTCGTCGGAACTGTATCCGGCGCCGAATCCATACCAGCCGCTGCTGCGCGGATGGGCGCTGATCCGCAGGTCGGCGACGGGAAGGCCCGTCGTGTCCGCGACCGGCATGACGCGGACGGTCCGGAAGATCCCCGTCTCGTAGATCTGCTCCTGGCTTCGCAGGACCTTGGAGGTCCGGACCGTTTCGCCGCGCTTCAGGACGATTTCCCGGCGGACGACGCGTTCGCGTGTCGGGCCGGCGCCGTACGTCGTGTCGATCACGGCCTCCCGCATGGCGTAGATCGGTCCCTCCTTGACCCGGAAGATCACGCGGGCGCTGTCGCCCCGCAGAAGCAGATCTCCGCGCACCCGCGCGCGGAGAAATCCTCCCTCGCCGTAGTAGGCCCCGAGGCGCGACTCGGCCTCCCTCACGCGCGCCGAGGAGAGGGGCTTCCCGGGGCGGAGACCGATCCTAGAGATCGCCTCGCGCACGGAGACCTGTTCGACTCCCTCGAAGGAGACGGAGCTCACGCGGTAGCGCGGCCCCTCCTCGAGCGTGATCTCGATCGCGACGCGCTCTCCATCGCCCCGCGAGCGCACCTCCGCGTCCTTGATCGCGGCGAGGGGAAACCCCTTGTCCTTGTAGAGGTCCAGGATCCGGTACAGATCGATCGCGAGGTAGTCGGGCCCGAGATACGGACACTTGCGCAGCGGATTCCACCAGACCGGCTGCCTCAATCGCATCGCTGATCGAAGGGCGCGGTCGCTGATCTGCTCATTGCCCCGAAAGCGGATCGCCTCGATCCTCTGTTCCCCGGACGGCCCGGCGCCCGCTCGCGGGGCGAGGAGTAGTGCGCAGGCGAGGAGTAGTGCGCAGGTGGGGAGGATCCCGCCCCGAAAGCACGGGCGCGCCCTCCGTGGACGCATCGTCTCCATCGCGCCCCGCTCCTACCCCACGCTCGCCAGGGCCCGCGCGCGCAGGCGGGCGGCGCGATCGGCGTCGCGCACCGAATCGATGTCGGTCGCCGGACCGAACCGGTGCTCGTCCATGAGCCGCCTCAGGTGGCGGGCGATGTCCGGGAAGCGGATCCTTCCGACCAGGAACTCCTCCACGAGCACCTCGTCGGCGGCGTTGAGAACGGCCGGAGCGGTACCGCCGGTCGCCAGGGCCTCCCGCGCCAGCGCGAGACAGGGGTAGCGGTCCTGGTCGACCTGCTCGAAGGTGAGGCCCTCGATCGAAGTCAGATCGCAGCTGGGAATCCCGGACGGGGGGCGTTCGGGATGGCAGAGCGCCGTCTGGATCGGAAGCCGCATGTCAGCCACAGAGAGCTGCGCGATGAGGGAGCCGTCCTGCCATTCGACCAGGGCATGCACGACGCTCTGGGGGTGGACCCAGACATCGATCCGCTCACCGGGGAGATCGAAGAGCCAGCGCGCTTCATGGATCTCGAAGCCCTTGTTGAGAAGGGTGGCGGAATCGACCGTGATGCGGGCTCCCATCTTCCAGGTCGGATGCTTCATGGCATCATCGGCTGTCGCCCGCTCGATCCTCTCCCGCGGCCAGGTCCTGAAGGGTCCGCCGGAGGCGGTCAGGATCAATCTTCTGGCTGAGGCCGCGCTCCGGCCATCGAGACACTGCAGCAGGGCGCTGTGCTCGCTGTCGATCGGAACGATGCGACCCTTGCCCTCATGGATGGCCGCTCTCACCAGCTCGCCGCCCACCACGAGCGACTCCTTGTTGGCGAGCGCGAGGATGCGCCCCGCGCGAAGAGCGGCGAGGCTCGGTTCGAGGCCGGCCGACCCGACGAGAGCGTTCACCACGAGATCCGCGTCGCAGCGGGCGATCTGTACGATGCCGCCGCGGCCGGCGAGGATCTCGCCTTCCCATGCCCCGGCGACCCGCTCGCGCAGCGACTCCACAGCGAGCGGATCTGCGATCGCCACCAGATCGGGCCTGTGTCGGAGGGTCTGCTCCGCAAGCAGCCCCGCGTTGCGCCAGGCCGCGAGCCCGACCAGGCGGAAGCGATCGGAAAGTCGCTCGATGACCTCGAGCGCGAGGCGTCCGATCGTCCCCGTCGATCCGAGGACCACGACTTGGCGGCGCCCTGCAGTGTCCATGCCGGATCAGGATCCCCCAGCCGTCCAGCGAAGCCAATAGTAGAGAACCGGCAGCGCGAGGAGCAGGCTGTCGATCCGATCCAGAACCCCTCCGTGGCCGGGGATCAAGCCGCCTGAGTCTTTCTGGCCCGAGTCTCTCTTCATCATCGACTCGGCGAGGTCCCCGAGCTGTCCCAGGGTCCCGGCCAGGAATCCGGCCGCCAGCCCCTCCGCGGCCGAGAGCCACGGCGCCCAGCCGCGCAGAGCCCATCCGAGGGCGACCGAGGCGAGCAGTCCCCCGACCGCCCCCTCCCATGTCTTGCGGGGACTCACCCTCCGCCAGAGAGAGTGGCGCCCCAGCAGCTTTCCCGCACCGTAGGCCCCCGTGTCGCAGCCGAGCACGAGCGCCAAGCCGTAGTAGACCGGCCAGGGCGTGAATCCCCCCGGTTCGCCGAGGGTCGAGAGGGCCAGGGCGTAGGAAGGGAGGAATCCGAGATAGACGCCCCCGGCCAGCGCTGCCGGGAATCCCAGCAGCATCCCGCCCCCGCGGGGAAGCTGCCCCAGGATCGCAATCAGGGTGACGAGAAGCAACGCGGCCGAGTCCCCGATGGGAAGGACTCCCCCCCTCGATAGAAGGAAGAGCCCAGCGCATCCGGCTATGACCGGGCGCCGGACATTCACGCCCAGGCGCCGCAGGAGGGAGGCCAGCTCGCCCGATCCGACGAGAGCGATCCCCGCGAGGAGGATCAGAAGGGTGGCGCGGCCAAGGGCGATCGCCGCGACCACGAGCGGCAGGAGGACGGCCGCCGCGAGCAGGCGCTTGGCGAATGATGTCATGACCTGGCGATGGCGCGGGCCGGATCGACACGGCCGAATCTGCGGTCGCGTCCCTGGTAGGCGATGATCGCTTCCTCGAGGTGCTGGCGCCGGAAGTCGGGCCAAAGGACGTCGGTGACGTAGATCTCGGAGTAGGCCAGTTGCCAGAGGAGGAAGTTCGACAGGCGCAGCTCTCCACTCGTGCGGATCAGGAGGTCGGGAAAGGGCGTCCCGGCCGTATAGAGATAGTTGGAGAAGACGGCTTCGTCGATCGCGTCGCTCGAGAGACGGCCCTCCTCGATCTCCCTTGCGATGCGACGGGTCGCGTCGACGATCTCGGCCCGGCCGCCGTAGCTCAAGGCGAGGAAGAGCCGAAGGCCCGTGTTCTCCTTCAGCCGATCGATCGCCCGGTCAAGCTCCCCATGGACCGCTCGCGGAAGGTCTTCGAGCCTCCCCAACGCGCCGAGGCGGACGTTCTTCCGGTGCAGCTCGTCGACTTCCTCGCGCAGCACCTGCCCGAGGAAGCTCATCAGGGCTGTGACCTCTCGCTTCGGGCGGTTCCAGTTCTCGATGGAGAAGGTGTAGAGGGTCAGGTACTCGATGCCGAGATCGGAACACCCCTCGACGGCCTCCCGGACCGCCTTGCGCCCCGCCTGATGTCCCGCGATCCGCGGAAGGCCCTGGCGCGTGGCCCAGCGTCCATTGCCGTCCATGATGATCGCCAGGTGGCGGGGGAGGTTGCCGCGCGAGCGGATCAGCTCGCGCCGGCGGGACGAGGAATCGGATTCCATCGATTCACCCACTCGGCTGCTGGCCCATGCAGATCCAGATCCGGGCGCCAACCCGGGGAGGCTCAGACCTCCAGGATCTCCTTCTCCTTGCGATGGAGCACGTCGTCGATGCCCTCGACAAAACGGTCGGTGAGCTTCTGGATTTCCGAGGATCCCCTGTGGGCCTCGTCCTCGCTCACCTTCCCGTCCTTCTGCATCGCCTTGACCTCCTCGTTGGCGTCGCGGCGGATATTGCGGATCGCGACCCTCGTCTCCTCACCGAGCTTGCGAACCCGCTTGACGAACTCGTTGCGGCGCTCCTCCGTGAGCGCGGGGATCGGCACACGGATCAGCTCCCCTTCGTCCGATGGATTGAGACCCAGGTCGGCCTTCTGGATC from Candidatus Eisenbacteria bacterium includes the following:
- a CDS encoding 1-deoxy-D-xylulose-5-phosphate reductoisomerase, with the translated sequence MDTAGRRQVVVLGSTGTIGRLALEVIERLSDRFRLVGLAAWRNAGLLAEQTLRHRPDLVAIADPLAVESLRERVAGAWEGEILAGRGGIVQIARCDADLVVNALVGSAGLEPSLAALRAGRILALANKESLVVGGELVRAAIHEGKGRIVPIDSEHSALLQCLDGRSAASARRLILTASGGPFRTWPRERIERATADDAMKHPTWKMGARITVDSATLLNKGFEIHEARWLFDLPGERIDVWVHPQSVVHALVEWQDGSLIAQLSVADMRLPIQTALCHPERPPSGIPSCDLTSIEGLTFEQVDQDRYPCLALAREALATGGTAPAVLNAADEVLVEEFLVGRIRFPDIARHLRRLMDEHRFGPATDIDSVRDADRAARLRARALASVG
- a CDS encoding ribosome recycling factor codes for the protein MKEKVAETERRMQKSIDALKAELMTIRTGKATPNLLDSVRVEAYGSMMPLSQVASVSAPQPRLLVVQPWDKALLVPTLKAIQKADLGLNPSDEGELIRVPIPALTEERRNEFVKRVRKLGEETRVAIRNIRRDANEEVKAMQKDGKVSEDEAHRGSSEIQKLTDRFVEGIDDVLHRKEKEILEV
- a CDS encoding isoprenyl transferase; translated protein: MESDSSSRRRELIRSRGNLPRHLAIIMDGNGRWATRQGLPRIAGHQAGRKAVREAVEGCSDLGIEYLTLYTFSIENWNRPKREVTALMSFLGQVLREEVDELHRKNVRLGALGRLEDLPRAVHGELDRAIDRLKENTGLRLFLALSYGGRAEIVDATRRIAREIEEGRLSSDAIDEAVFSNYLYTAGTPFPDLLIRTSGELRLSNFLLWQLAYSEIYVTDVLWPDFRRQHLEEAIIAYQGRDRRFGRVDPARAIARS